In Lysinibacillus sp. FSL M8-0337, the following proteins share a genomic window:
- a CDS encoding C40 family peptidase: protein MKKKWLLPIFASFMLFSTIQIDNAEAATTDEVTETASKYLGIPYAYGGTTTSGLDCSGFTSKVFSDLGIKLNRTSSSQYQQGTAVAKSDLQVGDLLFFNTSGSGISHVAIYIGDGKMIHSQTGKGVSYSDVNDPYYWSSRYVGAKRVAQFDTEQQAEVTKVAAAEVKEAAIDFTVYASRAEVAVQIAKALNLDTSDKNTSFADVKPTYAHAGAIAAVAKLGIFSGDDNGKFNPSSPMTRAQIAKVLVVAFGLEHQGDVVTFADVPENYWATEYISIIASNGITAGKDNGNFGYDEMLKISQLEAFIERAKQVNK, encoded by the coding sequence ATGAAGAAAAAATGGTTATTACCGATTTTTGCATCTTTTATGTTATTTTCAACAATTCAAATAGATAACGCTGAAGCGGCGACTACAGATGAGGTCACTGAAACAGCTTCGAAATATTTAGGTATTCCTTACGCTTATGGCGGTACAACTACTAGCGGATTAGATTGCTCAGGCTTTACTTCTAAAGTCTTCAGTGATTTAGGCATCAAATTAAATCGTACTTCAAGCTCACAATATCAACAAGGCACTGCAGTAGCGAAGAGTGATCTTCAAGTTGGCGATTTACTGTTCTTTAACACGAGTGGTAGTGGTATCTCACATGTAGCGATATACATAGGTGACGGTAAAATGATTCACTCTCAAACAGGTAAAGGTGTAAGCTATTCTGATGTAAACGATCCATATTACTGGAGCTCACGTTATGTTGGCGCAAAACGCGTAGCACAATTTGATACTGAACAACAAGCTGAAGTAACGAAAGTAGCAGCAGCGGAAGTAAAAGAAGCTGCAATTGATTTTACAGTATATGCTTCACGTGCTGAAGTTGCTGTTCAAATTGCAAAAGCTCTTAACTTAGATACATCTGATAAAAATACGTCATTTGCAGACGTAAAACCTACTTATGCACATGCTGGGGCAATTGCTGCTGTAGCGAAATTAGGTATTTTTTCTGGTGATGATAACGGCAAATTTAATCCATCTTCTCCGATGACTCGTGCACAAATTGCAAAAGTTTTAGTAGTTGCTTTTGGTCTTGAGCATCAAGGTGATGTTGTGACATTTGCAGATGTTCCTGAAAACTATTGGGCAACAGAATATATTTCAATTATCGCATCTAACGGTATTACAGCAGGTAAAGATAATGGTAACTTCGGTTATGATGAAATGTTAAAAATTTCTCAATTAGAAGCATTTATTGAGCGTGCTAAGCAAGTGAATAAATAA
- a CDS encoding N-acetylmuramoyl-L-alanine amidase, whose product MYFKKISLILCVLFISASMFTIHSANASGGFEDVTPKHEAYEEINYLVSLGVIKGYTEKGKTYYKPNNTVTRGQVAKMAVVASGNKPLTVSKSTFSDVTVGTELSGYVERAIQLGYFKTNTTGQFLPNKPLTRDEMSYVLTKAFKLDASEYENMDSPFVDVAITNPYVQYVNAIYYNGITKGSGQNYNPNSSVTRAQFALFVARAKSEKYRLELPVKGVAVPDTSQVIGLVQVTTDGLNIRKSKDSTSSTNIVGTVNKGGKLSVYAIEGDWLKVTYKGAFAYIYKTYAQFLDADGNVLGKIQKEVKTTQGINLYVKPTSSSKIISTVNSNVKLPVYKTVNGYHLTVVNGLPGYVVANSTEEVEVEQPSKPDPTPPPVTGGDLLGRTTVDSLNVRKEANSTSTVLGKLSKGDYVHVNSINGYWAEITFDGQKGYVHKSYLKLLNQNGNPLKNRIIILDPGHGGKDPGAVVGSNSEKAITLKVGTLVRQKLEAAGAKVSMTRTGDTYPSLQDRVDFTDANYGEIFVSIHVNSASSTSAQGTETYYAVTTGDMFQEDIDLATFVNNQIVNNLNMKNRGVKEQQYYVIRNMLIPSILVELGFLTNSEDRGKMTDDQYVELFAEAIYKGIYQYYAKQ is encoded by the coding sequence TTGTACTTTAAAAAAATCAGTCTTATATTATGCGTCTTATTCATTTCAGCTTCTATGTTTACGATACATAGTGCAAATGCAAGTGGTGGTTTTGAAGATGTTACACCAAAGCATGAAGCTTATGAAGAGATCAATTATTTAGTTAGTTTAGGTGTTATTAAAGGGTATACAGAAAAAGGTAAAACGTATTATAAACCAAATAATACGGTAACACGTGGACAAGTTGCCAAGATGGCAGTTGTGGCTTCAGGTAATAAACCACTAACGGTTAGCAAGTCCACTTTTTCAGATGTAACAGTTGGTACAGAGCTTTCAGGTTATGTTGAACGTGCTATCCAATTAGGATACTTTAAAACAAACACAACTGGTCAATTTTTACCGAACAAGCCTTTAACTCGTGATGAAATGAGTTATGTATTAACAAAAGCATTTAAATTGGATGCAAGTGAATACGAAAATATGGATTCTCCTTTTGTGGATGTAGCGATTACAAATCCTTACGTTCAATACGTTAATGCGATTTACTATAATGGTATTACAAAAGGAAGCGGCCAAAACTATAATCCAAATAGCTCGGTAACACGTGCACAATTTGCATTATTTGTTGCGCGTGCTAAAAGTGAAAAATATCGTTTAGAGCTTCCTGTAAAAGGTGTAGCTGTTCCTGATACATCACAAGTTATTGGTTTAGTTCAAGTGACAACAGATGGCTTGAATATTCGTAAATCAAAAGATTCAACTTCTAGTACAAACATTGTAGGCACAGTCAATAAAGGCGGAAAACTATCAGTCTATGCAATTGAAGGAGACTGGTTGAAAGTAACATATAAAGGCGCTTTTGCTTATATTTATAAAACATACGCTCAGTTCTTAGATGCGGATGGTAATGTATTAGGAAAAATTCAAAAAGAAGTAAAGACAACACAAGGTATTAATCTTTATGTGAAGCCAACTTCCTCTTCTAAAATCATTTCAACAGTTAATAGCAATGTTAAACTGCCTGTCTACAAAACGGTTAATGGCTACCATTTAACAGTCGTTAATGGCTTGCCAGGTTATGTTGTTGCAAATAGCACAGAGGAGGTAGAAGTAGAACAGCCTTCAAAACCAGATCCAACGCCTCCACCTGTAACAGGAGGAGATTTACTAGGTCGTACAACTGTTGATAGTTTAAATGTTCGTAAAGAAGCGAACTCTACTTCAACGGTATTAGGTAAATTAAGCAAGGGCGATTATGTGCATGTCAACAGTATTAATGGCTATTGGGCTGAAATCACTTTTGATGGTCAAAAAGGCTACGTGCATAAATCGTATTTAAAACTATTAAACCAAAATGGCAATCCACTTAAAAATCGTATTATCATTCTTGACCCTGGTCACGGTGGTAAAGATCCGGGCGCTGTTGTAGGCTCCAATTCGGAAAAGGCGATTACGTTAAAAGTTGGGACACTTGTACGACAAAAGCTGGAAGCAGCTGGAGCAAAAGTGTCAATGACACGTACAGGTGATACGTACCCATCACTGCAAGATCGCGTTGACTTTACAGATGCAAACTATGGCGAAATCTTTGTTAGTATTCATGTAAACTCAGCATCTAGCACCTCTGCACAAGGTACTGAAACATATTATGCTGTGACAACAGGAGATATGTTTCAAGAAGATATTGATTTAGCTACTTTTGTAAATAACCAAATTGTGAATAACTTAAACATGAAAAATCGTGGCGTGAAAGAACAACAATACTATGTTATTCGTAACATGTTAATTCCATCGATTCTAGTTGAACTAGGCTTCCTAACGAATAGTGAAGATCGAGGCAAAATGACAGATGATCAATATGTTGAGTTATTTGCTGAAGCGATTTATAAAGGTATTTATCAATATTACGCAAAACAATAA
- a CDS encoding S-layer homology domain-containing protein, whose protein sequence is MKKCVICFIAVCACLLVAMLSPTKAQATTQKIGIVFSESSEKYANTTHPGGTYEGRTVSPKVDYSSTYNKELKAYLLYQQQGFHVEKIFEKDLNNLENLSQYDAIVFPYTVMMNHQQRENIKIYVRNGGGAIFAFQTARNESAKFPKAGQMDLSPLIYDVDSWVMEWDNLSEVFNARFIDDIVLGNATISNANSVHPIIQNATKELGKSTLSLTKSDKEWVEIIKPWQGSSASPILYFSNYNYTDKPQTMKKNEFGAAHAIEYGKGRVVQIGFKIFDYMTINVKADWQDNENGAAYSTTRGDTDAQVFMKHALHWVAEDHDGYVPRRYNLSLFSDGVQSYVAPSGQFVFYSTVTVKNNGNVPARGTLKVEIVDANDHIVGKGHDRYIPGLAADATTSNADRKDISTHSEKYQILMPGNLAAGTYTIRTSFIEGRDDRKNADEKFATIAEIKTLTRTKGSNKASIGIAPFFQDVPASSGAYNDIKNLHALGVVKGSNGKFNPQGTLTRLQATEMVLRALGISPLSSATLNASDIKVGDYGYAVLATGVRYGIITLEDGKINAHQPMTRAAMAHALVKGFKLQGYSSKSFSDVPASHIYFKDIQALYALNITTGYADQTFRPNNTVSRQNFAQFVNRTLHANAK, encoded by the coding sequence TTGAAGAAATGTGTTATTTGCTTCATCGCTGTCTGTGCTTGTTTGCTTGTTGCAATGCTATCACCGACAAAAGCCCAAGCTACAACACAAAAAATCGGCATTGTTTTCTCTGAAAGTAGTGAGAAATATGCCAACACTACACACCCTGGTGGTACATATGAGGGACGAACAGTATCTCCAAAGGTCGACTATAGCTCAACGTATAACAAAGAACTTAAAGCATACCTTTTATATCAGCAACAAGGCTTCCATGTAGAGAAAATTTTCGAAAAGGACTTAAATAACCTAGAAAACTTAAGTCAATATGATGCAATCGTCTTTCCGTATACGGTCATGATGAATCATCAACAACGCGAAAATATCAAAATATACGTTCGAAATGGTGGCGGTGCTATTTTTGCATTCCAAACAGCACGTAATGAATCAGCAAAATTTCCGAAGGCTGGTCAAATGGATCTTTCTCCATTAATCTATGATGTCGACTCATGGGTCATGGAATGGGATAACTTATCAGAAGTTTTCAATGCACGCTTTATCGACGATATTGTGCTAGGTAACGCGACCATTAGCAATGCAAATTCAGTTCACCCAATTATCCAAAACGCCACAAAAGAGCTCGGTAAAAGCACGCTTAGTCTGACAAAATCGGATAAAGAGTGGGTTGAAATTATAAAACCTTGGCAAGGTAGCTCCGCTTCACCGATTTTATATTTCTCGAATTACAACTATACCGATAAGCCACAAACGATGAAGAAAAATGAATTTGGTGCAGCTCATGCTATTGAATATGGCAAAGGAAGAGTTGTACAAATCGGCTTCAAAATTTTCGATTATATGACGATTAATGTGAAAGCAGACTGGCAAGACAATGAAAACGGTGCTGCTTACTCGACCACACGGGGCGACACAGATGCTCAAGTATTTATGAAGCACGCTTTACATTGGGTTGCCGAAGATCACGATGGATATGTGCCACGTCGCTATAATCTTTCTCTATTTTCTGACGGTGTGCAAAGTTATGTAGCGCCATCTGGTCAATTTGTTTTTTACTCTACAGTAACAGTTAAAAACAACGGTAATGTGCCTGCTCGTGGTACGTTAAAAGTAGAAATTGTTGATGCGAACGACCATATTGTCGGGAAGGGGCACGATCGTTACATACCAGGTCTAGCCGCAGATGCGACAACATCGAACGCTGACCGGAAAGATATTAGTACCCACTCGGAAAAATATCAAATCTTGATGCCTGGAAATTTAGCCGCTGGAACGTATACGATACGCACTTCCTTCATTGAAGGTCGTGATGATCGTAAAAATGCAGACGAAAAATTTGCAACTATTGCAGAAATTAAAACGCTCACACGCACAAAAGGTTCCAATAAGGCCTCTATTGGCATCGCTCCCTTCTTCCAAGATGTACCAGCATCAAGTGGTGCTTACAATGATATTAAAAACTTACATGCACTTGGTGTGGTAAAAGGCAGTAATGGCAAATTTAATCCCCAAGGCACATTAACACGCTTGCAAGCTACCGAAATGGTGTTACGTGCACTAGGAATTTCACCTTTAAGTTCAGCAACATTGAACGCCAGTGATATCAAAGTAGGTGATTATGGCTATGCAGTACTAGCTACAGGCGTTCGTTACGGGATTATTACTTTAGAAGATGGTAAAATCAACGCGCACCAGCCAATGACACGTGCTGCTATGGCACATGCACTTGTTAAAGGCTTTAAGTTACAAGGCTATTCTAGTAAATCTTTTTCTGACGTTCCTGCATCTCATATCTATTTTAAAGATATTCAAGCGCTCTATGCGTTAAATATAACAACAGGCTATGCAGATCAAACATTTAGGCCAAACAATACAGTATCCCGTCAAAACTTTGCTCAATTTGTTAATCGTACATTACACGCAAATGCGAAATAG
- a CDS encoding S-layer homology domain-containing protein, whose amino-acid sequence MKKLSIIALLMTIVSLLFWQPQLASADELSGHAHEKGLRYLISKNAIVTDANGSYRPNDNVTRGEFASYLAKVMKLEANNGMVFTDVPDTYVYATDIQLAATAGIITGYIDGSFKPDAAISRQHMAIMLERAINYLKIPKGTSSITFKDNASIIKDYRSAVATGAQLGIIIGSDGYFMPEKNATIGQAATFIQRLMLLAGDGAADVSTYAIKEISNGTLVGNQGFSSYDAAEKAITKNTQVIVQKDKIVKMSSGYVVTNNYVALYSETIKDQIAVAGNTEMEYISSDATQVKVRLAGQVGYLKQADVTLIPFSLSKGRAYYSVENGEIKHTLYDYKTNKYSSSYVYGKAPAFMKQGEKYYSWNGIYFTNGNGSSKGEAYNYYQFLPARATTQYTAEEIDAYILNKLAEIESTGITLYKDATTKSKLLGLGKTLKEVEANSKINAMLILALAQHESAYGMSDHAQNLNNLFGLYVYDTNPLNKKFDSVAANINELVEKFLQPNYITPGGSPGRNYANGAVVGSKALGFNVKYASDPFWGAKIAGHYYRAEKALGFKDANNPYKIGLTTTAGLNVRLETSTSNSPLFTYARSGMPVIIVNTDINGWHEVLPDKLHSGTAYISKDYIKLIDTVK is encoded by the coding sequence ATGAAAAAACTATCAATTATTGCATTGCTTATGACAATAGTTAGCTTGCTCTTTTGGCAACCCCAATTAGCATCTGCTGATGAACTTTCAGGGCATGCACACGAAAAGGGTCTTCGTTATTTAATTTCAAAAAATGCTATAGTAACGGATGCTAATGGCAGTTACCGCCCTAATGACAATGTTACACGCGGAGAATTTGCTTCGTATTTAGCAAAGGTCATGAAGCTTGAAGCGAATAACGGCATGGTATTTACCGATGTACCTGATACATATGTGTATGCAACCGATATTCAGCTTGCTGCTACAGCTGGCATTATAACTGGCTACATAGATGGGTCATTTAAGCCTGATGCTGCCATTTCAAGACAACATATGGCCATTATGTTGGAGAGAGCTATTAATTATTTAAAAATTCCTAAAGGTACTTCATCCATTACATTTAAGGATAATGCTTCTATTATTAAAGACTACCGTTCTGCTGTAGCAACAGGTGCACAGTTAGGCATCATCATTGGTTCTGATGGTTACTTTATGCCCGAAAAAAATGCAACAATTGGACAAGCCGCAACGTTCATTCAACGTTTGATGTTACTAGCTGGTGATGGGGCTGCAGACGTCTCAACGTATGCGATTAAGGAAATTTCAAATGGTACACTAGTCGGCAATCAAGGCTTTTCAAGTTATGATGCTGCTGAAAAAGCAATTACAAAAAATACACAAGTGATTGTCCAAAAAGATAAAATTGTGAAAATGTCCTCCGGCTATGTTGTTACGAATAATTATGTTGCACTTTATTCTGAAACGATTAAAGATCAAATCGCTGTTGCAGGTAATACAGAGATGGAATATATCAGCAGTGATGCCACGCAAGTAAAAGTGAGATTAGCAGGTCAGGTTGGCTATTTAAAACAAGCAGATGTCACGTTAATTCCTTTTTCCCTAAGTAAAGGACGCGCTTACTACTCCGTCGAAAATGGTGAAATTAAACATACACTATACGATTACAAAACAAATAAATATTCTTCAAGCTATGTTTACGGAAAAGCACCTGCCTTCATGAAACAAGGTGAAAAATACTATAGCTGGAATGGCATTTATTTCACCAATGGAAACGGTTCTTCGAAAGGTGAAGCTTATAACTATTATCAATTTTTACCTGCACGCGCAACAACGCAATATACAGCAGAAGAAATTGATGCTTACATTTTGAATAAGCTTGCTGAGATTGAAAGTACAGGTATTACGCTTTATAAAGATGCTACAACAAAAAGTAAGCTACTCGGTTTAGGAAAGACGTTAAAAGAAGTTGAAGCAAACTCAAAAATTAATGCCATGCTAATATTAGCACTTGCGCAACATGAAAGTGCTTATGGTATGAGTGACCATGCACAAAACTTAAACAACCTATTTGGTTTATATGTTTATGACACAAACCCACTTAACAAAAAATTCGATAGCGTCGCTGCTAACATTAACGAACTTGTTGAGAAGTTTTTACAACCAAACTATATAACGCCAGGTGGTTCTCCAGGTAGAAACTACGCAAATGGTGCAGTAGTTGGTTCAAAGGCACTTGGCTTTAACGTAAAATATGCCTCAGATCCATTTTGGGGTGCAAAAATTGCTGGCCACTACTACCGTGCTGAAAAAGCATTAGGCTTCAAAGATGCAAATAATCCATATAAAATTGGCTTAACAACTACTGCAGGCTTAAATGTTCGTTTAGAGACTTCAACTAGCAATAGTCCACTCTTCACATATGCGCGCAGTGGTATGCCAGTTATCATCGTTAACACGGACATCAATGGCTGGCATGAAGTGCTACCTGATAAGCTTCATTCAGGCACAGCTTACATTAGTAAAGATTATATTAAACTTATAGATACAGTGAAATAA
- a CDS encoding S-layer homology domain-containing protein gives MKRIAKILLILVVMMSIVVSPLNAYAFQTVKKDYPLSKGVQYKQYTYSNTYTNSINHLTINVGDATTEVQLGMPAAVNGKESTVANANRHSREGNRVVGAINASFYNMSEGYPLFLLAKNNVILNGGAVSNGSDQYMNVPTAFGMNSDGRGVIDYFDFDVTLAHNGTKYEMSGLNRIRNINEAIIYTPQFYSKTTDTNEFGFEMVVDTGSPITENTFGQTLTGKVTQIKPYGSKDKLTIPSTGFVVSLQGGDWHKKLSHVAVGDEMSVNFSIDQLWQNAQFILASGPYLVKDGKPYIMMSTTSSRAKEVAPRTVVATSNNGQTVHFITVDGRQSHSKGMNMVQLANYLVALGVDRALNLDGGGSTTMGIRNYGSNNVVLANLPSNSGNTQRLVSATLQAVSTAPNGKATHIKFTNSTNYATLLVGASSSVAVQYVLDDNFTTLPLDGHVTLASQNQTLQINGLNYTATQAGEERIYIGYDGAAVQSFQVKVVDAPTTMNVTPSSKTVGAGESVNFTIDAKDDAGKPIVYNPSQVKWSVEGNIGTITSDGKFTAQNPGTTGKVIATLGTKSQVATVTVAKPALFKDIPNNYVYFKEIEYLTSQNIITGQADGTFRPNDKLTRAHAAVIISRALGLNTKNVKNPNFKDIPANHIYFKEIAAVVEAGIMSGRENNTFDPNATLTRAQMAKIVAIAYQLNGTSGIAFKDVPKDHWAYTFVQQLAANNITTGYDGNIFKPNEAISRAHFGLFLYRAIHK, from the coding sequence ATGAAAAGAATAGCAAAAATTTTACTGATTTTAGTTGTAATGATGTCGATTGTTGTTAGTCCGCTAAATGCCTATGCATTTCAAACAGTAAAGAAGGATTACCCACTTTCAAAAGGTGTGCAGTATAAACAATATACATACAGCAATACCTATACAAACTCTATTAATCACTTAACGATTAATGTTGGTGATGCAACGACAGAAGTACAATTAGGAATGCCCGCAGCAGTCAATGGAAAAGAATCGACAGTAGCAAATGCGAATCGTCATTCTCGTGAGGGAAATCGAGTAGTTGGTGCTATTAATGCAAGTTTTTATAATATGTCTGAAGGCTATCCATTATTTTTACTAGCTAAAAATAATGTTATTTTAAATGGTGGTGCAGTTTCAAACGGTTCTGACCAATATATGAACGTTCCAACGGCTTTTGGTATGAATTCGGATGGTCGTGGGGTCATTGATTATTTTGATTTTGACGTCACACTAGCCCATAATGGCACGAAATATGAAATGTCAGGGTTAAATCGTATTCGTAATATAAATGAAGCGATTATTTACACACCACAGTTTTATAGTAAAACAACAGATACAAATGAATTCGGTTTTGAAATGGTAGTAGACACAGGTTCGCCGATTACAGAAAATACATTTGGTCAAACGTTAACTGGTAAAGTCACACAAATTAAGCCTTATGGATCAAAAGATAAATTAACGATTCCATCTACTGGCTTCGTTGTATCTTTACAGGGTGGCGATTGGCACAAAAAGTTAAGCCATGTAGCGGTTGGCGATGAAATGAGCGTTAATTTTTCAATTGACCAACTTTGGCAAAATGCACAATTTATCTTGGCTAGCGGTCCTTATCTAGTAAAGGATGGCAAACCTTATATTATGATGAGCACAACAAGTTCACGTGCAAAAGAAGTTGCTCCACGTACAGTAGTTGCTACAAGTAATAATGGACAAACTGTACATTTCATTACAGTAGACGGACGTCAAAGCCATAGTAAGGGCATGAATATGGTGCAACTTGCTAATTATTTAGTGGCGCTTGGGGTTGATAGAGCCCTTAATTTAGATGGCGGTGGTTCAACAACGATGGGAATTCGAAACTACGGCAGTAATAATGTTGTTTTAGCGAATTTACCTTCTAATTCAGGGAATACACAACGTCTCGTATCTGCCACACTACAAGCGGTAAGTACGGCGCCAAATGGCAAGGCGACACACATTAAATTTACGAATAGTACAAACTATGCAACATTGTTAGTAGGTGCTTCATCGAGTGTCGCAGTACAATACGTTTTAGATGATAACTTTACGACACTACCACTAGATGGTCATGTAACGTTAGCTTCGCAAAACCAAACATTACAGATTAATGGTTTAAACTATACAGCAACACAAGCTGGTGAAGAACGTATTTACATCGGCTATGATGGCGCTGCGGTGCAATCATTCCAAGTCAAAGTAGTAGATGCTCCTACAACAATGAATGTTACGCCAAGCTCTAAAACAGTTGGAGCAGGAGAATCTGTGAATTTTACAATCGATGCAAAAGATGATGCAGGTAAGCCGATTGTTTATAATCCATCTCAAGTAAAATGGTCCGTGGAAGGCAATATTGGTACCATTACAAGCGATGGTAAGTTTACCGCACAAAATCCTGGTACAACAGGTAAGGTCATTGCAACTTTAGGTACGAAGAGTCAAGTTGCTACGGTTACTGTAGCGAAGCCAGCGCTGTTTAAAGATATTCCAAATAATTACGTATACTTTAAAGAGATTGAATATTTAACGTCTCAAAATATTATTACGGGACAGGCTGATGGAACATTTAGACCGAATGACAAACTGACACGTGCACATGCAGCTGTCATTATTAGCCGTGCATTAGGGTTAAATACAAAAAATGTGAAAAATCCAAACTTCAAAGATATACCGGCAAATCACATTTACTTTAAAGAAATTGCAGCTGTTGTGGAAGCGGGCATTATGAGTGGTCGCGAAAACAATACTTTTGACCCGAATGCAACATTAACACGAGCACAAATGGCGAAAATTGTTGCAATTGCATATCAATTAAATGGAACAAGTGGTATTGCCTTTAAGGATGTTCCAAAAGATCATTGGGCGTATACATTTGTACAACAACTAGCAGCTAACAATATTACGACAGGCTATGATGGTAACATTTTTAAACCAAATGAAGCGATTAGCCGAGCGCATTTCGGTTTGTTCCTTTATAGAGCAATTCATAAGTAA